From Toxorhynchites rutilus septentrionalis strain SRP chromosome 2, ASM2978413v1, whole genome shotgun sequence, a single genomic window includes:
- the LOC129765194 gene encoding polycomb protein Asx isoform X3: MECDVSPPDSSSGGHHCSTAGQRRQSSKHHHQHSNTSGSSSSNTSSNIGSSSLNVSGNSGRNLLNISTSSSFRSESPATTTTTMAASSSSHYHHNHQPQQHQQQQPHQQQPQQQHHHIHHEELTVAFPEVVSCTPESSFNFSDDYDSNPLKEVDPLNVSGSSMELLSSPVKNHEKTPKHNHHLRRTVPRIVVKQLPKSQQPQSTSREEKRPSGPASTMREVLASIPGFSVKPRRRSNKKMSTAAQIEQTREGCIDLETPDSILVNTNLRSLLNKQTFQMLPPLFQYKLVQLLPSVDRPLVMDASDCERNGIRLNPSSLNNEFFARACLEWRDRLAEGEFTPENQLKLKSEAEKEKSKLDPWKLKHFEPMWGDKSSSAANVGAAGTLPNPSPPPTPTKEKVITPEPPKTSTPTSGRPALKTTIKLRPTTTIATSTTAAPEAISGICNSGNSSSSSHSSSSNSSSSSSCGGSGNSTTSSQPTATTPSTRFTVAQSAVSPTATSSPKRVRTVGAVTRASANQHQLIHHSPSHTTTTAVECDGSPTRSTRTVTPVESPKPSTSSTSMLTASATAAAATVAEVAKTADDVVDSSSSSSIPSGSLKRAHNRSLTPELSNSKISRASDTSESSSLLELPQTTLSEDTKPCDSKPDSELAPSGRQPDDVQLVEHTVPDPLDDVEVGTETIVEEIPDDDPEITEVIMEHVPTPTPEPSEDVELKYDDYESSSSNSNFMERSVANGERKNSQQTVYDQHSGQIFNILCVPSPATSSTTTTNHVTTNIASADSPASSSNSNSDAVDREQSQHRGQLQQQQQFCHDSNSSSTSTTALMSSSDQVPPNALSSFENVLQNNEELVIMQREPDVASNGALNSDSNESSEASSSQRTVSAEVNMNLTAYHHDHELLHQSVNSGMMMGSDEREEDEDDDDDEENCDNNNDSTNEEDEGDGQLMAGTGVGGMDENGGLANDDLHGLRLMTAAQQQSLESSDSGEDDDQMDEKFIDAENYVLESGEISAEIDTIGMLTDASEEVGVDLGIAGVAEAGPSTHEDNLIILHELDIKEDDDDDDEEDEQQQHEIEEDDEDEEEEEEEDDEEEEDDHHRDQEMCADGAAGGGTASQGGDQQQEADIHGCSIADGVQQQQQQSTVEQTLCTNDLDGFDGINAIKMETDSIFDSGDWPFKMKLEPKMMMVDQLDSSSIILTPSTTTSGHQMAVSSAQHQFQQIHSIQAAQQQQFLNHQVLIQQAQQQQQQQQQQLNVLQLQQAQQQFQQQQQQQQVLLPQAMSAVNSNILSSEVKGVRAVIKSEPGISGVTFQGRPTTGQLITRIKIEGEDGQKVHVVSSSGNDNLARVIESVAGNYTNTIPVTTQAQLLQHHHQQQQQQLLQQYQNQHIKLELDGNQQIIQQQTQQQQQQPKFIITSRQIGNKIPITVTSGPPGHILQQQSTGAGGTVTTTLQKPIQLQKIIMSTSSLQQQQQRARLPLQRVPIVQPQQTQSQQRFQQKFVTNQLIRGQNAEMINTVQLQQQQQAQAQAQALANQQAQQAAATVGANVVIGPTPRKRLEVVPGGGAVVASGGGGGRRGGRTSSSRLPPGAVNLERSYQICQAVIQNSPNRHQLRAQLKPPQAFLGSSNSNSSNSSNSNSSSSSGSSAGGGSGGSTKDEPTTFGGALVGNKLGPRLINPKRITSVGRQPSSIVVRHVYTTAGQSNPGTISIISASQQQQQQQQQKQQPHQSQQQRIITTADAAELQHAQIISVSGAGGMSNLAVSATGPGGGSFGGKYVLVQRAHIGDIVTPRAASAPPTQNQQQVNSVTGVPITLAGRGRPASVDIDTPVSLPDSRQQQQQPQQQPQLQQQQQQQQQVHIIHHQSQQQQQQIVGPNPGIQAVTRRGPATHVISYGDIGMDGANGQHFGQASASAALDSSNAVIASTNESMAASPAAGHITSTSAPSPLLPGSNGNSNSSSGIIISSGNTSSSNNNNNNNTSNNSTIGIINNNSSANSNNSNSSSSSNNGNSHHHHLQQQQQQHGANVATSSCSCSLNAMVICQQCGAFCHDDCIGASKLCVSCVIR, from the exons ATGGAGTGCGACGTATCACCGCCCGACAGTAGCAGCGGCGGTCATCACTGCTCCACCGCGGGTCAGCGGCGCCAATCTTCGAAGCATCATCATCAGCATAGTAACACCAgcggtagcagcagcagcaacactaGCAGTAATATTGGTAGCAGTAGCTTGAACGTTAGCGGTAACAGTGGTAGGAATCTCCTTAACATTAGCACTAGCAGTAGTTTTCGATCTGAATCGCCTGCAACGACGACGACAACTATGGCAGCGTCATCCTCTTCTCATTATCACCATAATCATCAACCGCAGCAGCACCAGCAACAGCAGCCACATCAACAACAGCCGCAGCAACAGCACCATCACATTCATCATGAGGAATTAACTGTTGCCTTTCCGGAGGTTGTCTCGTGCACACCGGAGTCGAGCTTCAATTTCTCGGATGATTACGATTCGAACCCTCTGAAAGAAG TTGATCCGTTGAACGTCTCCGGTAGTTCAATGGAACTGCTAAGCTCTCCCGTTAAGAACCACGAGAAGACTCCCAAACACAATCACCACCTGCGACGAACCGTTCCGCGGATAGTGGTAAAACAACTACCGAAGTCGCAACAGCCGCAATCGACGTCGCGAGAGGAAAAGCGTCCGTCTGGGCCGGCATCGACGATGCGGGAAGTGCTGGCCTCTATTCCGGGATTCAGTGTGAAGCCGCGGCGGAGATCGAACAAGAAAATGTCCACCGCGGCTCAGATCGAACAAACGCGGGAAGGCTGCATCGACCTGGAAACGCCGGATTCGATCCTGGTGAACACAAACCTACGCTCGTTGCTGAACAAGCAAACCTTCCAGATGTTGCCGCCATTGTTTCAGTACAAGCTGGTGCAACTGTTGCCTTCGGTCGATCGACCCCTGGTGATGGACGCTTCCGATTGTGAGCGAAATGGGATTCGGCTGAATCCGTCTAGCCTGAACAATGAGTTTTTTGCCCGGGCCTGTCTCGAGTGGCGCGATCGGTTAGCGGAGGGCGAGTTTACGCCGGAGAACCAACTGAAGCTCAAATCGGAAGCTGAGAAGGAGAAAAGCAAGCTGGATCCGTGGAAGCTGAAACATTTCGAACCAATGTGGGGCGACAAGAGTAGCTCAGCGGCGAATGTGGGGGCAGCGGGAACGTTGCCCAATCCATCGCCGCCACCAACACCAACGAAGGAGAAAGTG ATTACACCCGAACCACCGAAGACAAGCACCCCGACATCGGGGAGACCTGCCCTGAAAACTACGATCAAGCTGCGGCCGACAACAACGATAGCTACCAGTACAACGGCAGCACCTGAAGCGATATCCGGTATCTGTAATAGTGGTAATAGCAGTAGCAGCAGTCACAGTAGCAGCAGCAATAGTAGCAGTAGTAGCAGCTGTGGGGGCAGTGGAAATAGTACTACTAGTAGTCAACCAACCGCTACCACCCCGAGCACTCGGTTCACCGTTGCCCAAAGCGCAGTTTCCCCCACTGCAACATCCTCTCCGAAGCGCGTGCGTACCGTTGGAGCAGTCACGCGAGCCTCCGCCAATCAACATCAGCTAATCCATCATAGTCCATCACACACTACAACAACAGCCGTGGAGTGTGATGGCTCTCCGACGCGGTCAACGCGAACGGTAACACCTGTAGAATCGCCAAAGCCGTCCACATCATCGACATCGATGCTGACTGcgtcagcaacagcagcagcagcaacagtagCGGAAGTCGCCAAAACGGCGGATGACGTAGTGGATTCTTCTAGTTCTAGCAGCATTCCCAGTGGTAGTTTGAAGCGAGCGCACAATCGATCCCTAACACCAGAATTAAGCAATAGTAAGATATCGAGAGCATCAGACACGAGCGAAAGCAGTTCACTGCTGGAGCTGCCCCAGACAACACTGTCTGAGGACACGAAACCATGTGATAGCAAGCCAGACTCCGAGTTGGCTCCGAGCGGTCGCCAGCCGGACGACGTTCAGCTCGTAGAACACACCGTACCGGATCCGCTGGATGATGTGGAGGTCGGCACGGAAACGATCGTGGAGGAAATCCCCGACGATGATCCGGAAATAACGGAGGTTATAATGGAGCACGTGCCAACGCCGACTCCTGAACCCAGCGAAGATGTGGAGTTGAAATATGATGACTACGAGAGTTCCAGCTCGAACTCCAATTTCATGGAGCGGTCAGTGGCTAATGGTGAGCGGAAAAACTCGCAGCAAACTGTGTACGATCAACATTCGGGTCAGATATTCAACATTCTGTGTGTCCCATCACCTGCGACCTcttcgacgacgacgacgaatcACGTTACGACGAATATCGCCTCTGCGGACAGTCCTGCCAGCAGTAGCAACAGTAACAGCGATGCGGTTGATCGGGAACAGTCGCAACACCGGGGACAGttgcaacagcaacaacagttCTGCCATGATAGTAACAGCAGCAGTACATCAACGACGGCTCTGATGTCATCGAGCGATCAGGTGCCACCGAATGCACTTAGCAGTTTTGAGAATGTGCTGCAGAACAATGAGGAGCTGGTGATAATGCAACGAGAACCGGACGTCGCTTCAAACGGGGCGCTGAACAGTGACAGTAATGAAAGTTCCGAGGCTAGCAGCAGTCAGCGAACGGTTAGCGCGGAGGTGAATATGAACCTGACCGCGTACCACCATGATCATGAGTTGCTACATCAGAGTGTGAACAGCGGGATGATGATGGGTAGCGATGAGCGGGAGGAGGATGAAGACGATGATGACGACGAAGAGAACtgtgataacaataatgattCCACCAACGAGGAGGATGAAGGTGATGGTCAGCTGATGGCTGGTACTGGTGTGGGAGGAATGGATGAGAATGGTGGTTTGGCGAATGATGACTTGCATGGCCTGCGGCTGATGACGGCCGCACAGCAGCAATCCCTCGAATCGAGTGACTCCGGTGAGGACGACGATCAGATGGATGAGAAGTTCATAGACGCGGAGAACTATGTACTCGAGAGCGGGGAAATCAGCGCAGAAA TTGACACGATCGGCATGTTGACCGATGCTTCGGAGGAGGTCGGAGTGGACCTTGGCATTGCGGGTGTGGCGGAAGCCGGTCCGAGCACCCATGAAGACAATCTGATAATATTGCACGAGCTTGACATCAAAGAGgacgacgatgacgatgacgaagAGGATGAGCAACAGCAGCATGAGATCGAGGAAGACGACGAGGATGAggaggaagaagaggaagaggacGACGAGGAGGAGGAGGATGATCACCACCGGGATCAAGAGATGTGTGCAGATGGTGCTGCTGGTGGTGGTACCGCCTCTCAGGGGGGAGATCAGCAGCAGGAAGCTGATATTCACGGGTGTAGCATTGCTGACGGtgttcagcagcagcagcagcagtccaCGGTGGAACAGACCCTCTGCACGAACGATTTGGACGGTTTCGACGGCATCAACGCGATTAAGATGGAAACTGATAGTATTTTCGACAGCGGCG ATTGGCCGttcaaaatgaagttggaaccAAAGATGATGATGGTCGATCAGTTGGACTCAAGCAGCATTATTTTGACGCCATCTACGACTACTAGTGGACATCAGATGGCTGTCAGTAGCGCTCAACATCAGTTTCAGCAAATTCATTCCATACAAGCTGCCCAGCAGCAGCAATTTCTGAATCACCAGGTGCTCATTCAACAGgctcaacagcaacagcagcagcaacagcaacaactgaATGTACTTCAGTTACAGCAAGCGCAGCAGCAGttccaacaacagcagcagcaacagcaggtgCTGCTACCGCAAGCGATGTCAGCAGTGAACAGCAATATTCTATCGTCAGAG GTTAAAGGTGTTCGCGCGGTAATAAAGTCGGAACCAGGCATCTCCGGTGTGACCTTCCAGGGTCGACCGACAACCGGCCAGTTGATCACACGGATTAAGATCGAAGGTGAGGACGGCCAAAAGGTGCATGTCGTGTCGTCATCGGGAAATGACAATCTGGCACGAGTCATCGAAAGTGTGGCTGGGAACTACACCAACACGATTCCAGTAACGACCCAAGCCCAGTTATTGCAGCACCATcatcagcagcaacagcaacagttGCTGCAGCAATACCAAAACCAACACATCAAGTTGGAACTCGACGGTAATCAACAGATTATTCAACAGCAaacgcagcagcagcaacagcaaccgaAGTTCATCATAACCTCGAGGCAGATTGGTAACAAGATTCCAATTACGGTCACCAGTGGACCCCCGGGTCATATTCTCCAACAGCAGTCCACTGGAGCTGGTGGAACTGTTACAACCACCCTTCAGAAGCCTATCCAATTGCAAAAGATCATTATGTCCACCTCTAGCctccagcagcaacagcagcgggCACGACTGCCCTTGCAAAGAGTCCCAATAGTGCAACCACAGCAAACCCAATCCCAGCAGCGATTTCAACAGAAGTTTGTGACGAATCAGCTGATCCGTGGCCAGAACGCGGAAATGATCAACACTGTGCAAttgcaacagcagcaacaggcTCAGGCTCAGGCTCAGGCGCTGGCGAATCAACAAGCCCAGCAAGCGGCCGCAACTGTTGGTGCGAATGTGGTTATCGGACCCACGCCAAGGAAACGACTAGAGGTCGTCCCTGGTGGAGGTGCTGTTGTCGCTAGCGGTGGCGGCGGGGGCAGGCGAGGCGGTAGGACGAGTAGTTCTCGACTGCCTCCCGGGGCGGTGAATCTTGAACGCAGCTATCAAATCTGCCAGGCAGTGATACAAAACAGTCCCAATAGACATCAGTTGCGGGCTCAACTGAAACCACCACAGGCGTTCCTAGGCAGTTCCAATTCGAACTCGAGCAATAGTAGCAATAGTAACAGTAGTAGCAGCAGTGGTAGCAGTGCCGGCGGAGGTAGCGGCGGAAGCACGAAGGATGAACCGACCACCTTCGGTGGGGCACTCGTGGGGAATAAG CTTGGTCCACGATTAATAAACCCGAAACGGATAACGTCAGTGGGTCGACAGCCATCGTCGATTGTCGTTCGTCATGTGTACACTACCGCTGGCCAGTCGAATCCTGGTACAATAAGTATTATCTCAGcatcccaacaacaacaacagcaacagcagcaaaaacAACAACCACACCAATCCCAGCAGCAGCGGATAATAACGACTGCAGATGCGGCTGAATTACAGCATGCTCAAATCATCAGTGTTTCCGGTGCCGGTGGAATGAGTAATCTAGCCGTTAGTGCCACTGGTCCAGGTGGAGGCAGTTTTGGTGGAAAATACGTTCTTGTGCAACGGGCTCACATTGGAGACATTGTAACGCCGCGGGCGGCCAGTGCTCCACCAACCCAGAATCAG CAACAGGTTAATTCAGTAACTGGTGTTCCAATAACGCTAGCAGGTCGTGGACGGCCAGCTTCGGTAGATATTGATACACCTGTCTCCCTTCCTGATTCTcgacagcaacaacagcaaccgCAGCAACAGCCGCAgctgcagcagcaacaacaacaacaacagcaagtGCACATTATACACCATCAAtcccagcaacagcagcaacaaatCGTTGGACCCAATCCCGGCATTCAAGCGGTGACCCGGAGAGGTCCCGCTACCCATG TAATCTCGTACGGTGACATCGGCATGGACGGGGCCAACGGGCAGCACTTCGGTCAAGCATCTGCATCCGCTGCGCTGGACAGTAGTAACGCCGTCATCGCATCCACGAATGAGTCGATGGCAGCTTCGCCTGCTGCTGGGCACATCACATCCACCTCGGCACCATCCCCACTCTTACCGGGCAGCAACGGTAACAGTAACAGCAGTAGTGGTATCATCATCAGCAGTGGAAACACTAGCAGcagcaacaataataataataacaacacCAGTAATAACAGCACTATCGGTATTATAAACAATAACAGTAGCGCTAatagcaacaacagcaacagcagtagCAGTAGTAACAATGGAAATAGTCACCATCATCAtctgcaacagcagcagcagcagcatggaGCGAACGTAGCAACATCCTCGTGCTCGTGTTCTCTCAACGCAATGGTCATCTGTCAGCAGTGTGGTGCCTTCTGCCACGACGACTGTATCGGTGCTTCGAAGTTGTGCGTGTCCTGTGTCatacgataa